The following coding sequences are from one Macaca nemestrina isolate mMacNem1 chromosome 1, mMacNem.hap1, whole genome shotgun sequence window:
- the LOC105495112 gene encoding probable proline--tRNA ligase, mitochondrial isoform X2 yields the protein METRIWRWGPCLPGARASRCQGVMEGLLTRCRALPALATCSRQLSGYVPRRFHHCAPRGGRRLLLSRVFQPQNLREDQVLSLQDKFGDLTCKSQRLMLQVGLIYPASPGCYHLLPYTVRAMEKLVRVIDQEMQAIGGQKVNMPTLSPAELWQATNRWDLMGKELLRLRDRHGKEYCLGPTHEEAITALIAAQKKLSYKQLPFLLYQVTRKFRDEPRPRFGLLRGREFYMKDMYTFDSSPEAAQQTYNLVCDAYCSLFNRLGLRFVKVQADVGSIGGTMSHEFQLPVDVGEDRLAICPHCSFSANLETLDLSQMNCPACQGPLTETKGIEVGHTFYLGTKYSSIFNAQFTNIYGKPSLAEMGCYGLGVTRILAAAIEVLSTEDCVRWPSLLAPYQACLIPPKKGSKEEAASELIGQLCDHITEAVPQLHGEVLLDDRTHLTIGNRLKDANKFGYPFVIIAGKRALEDPAHFETGHAAKYLSFCIPLWKLLLGG from the exons GTGCCCGTGCTTCCCGGTGCCAGGGTGTCATGGAAGGGCTGCTGACAAGATGCAGAGCATTGCCTGCCCTGGCCACCTGCAGCCGCCAGCTCTCTGGGTATGTTCCTCGCAGGTTTCACCACTGTGCCCCAAGAGGAGGGCGGCGCCTGCTGCTGTCTCGTGTGTTCCAGCCACAGAACCTTCGGGAAGACCAGGTGCTCTCCCTGCAGGACAAATTTGGTGACCTGACCTGTAAGAGCCAGCGGTTGATGCTGCAGGTGGGCCTGATCTACCCAGCAAGCCCCGGCTGTTATCACCTCCTGCCGTACACCGTCCGTGCCATGGAGAAGCTTGTGCGAGTGATAGACCAGGAGATGCAGGCCATCGGGGGCCAGAAAGTCAACATGCCCACCCTCAGCCCGGCAGAGCTCTGGCAAGCCACCAACCGGTGGGACTTGATGGGCAAGGAGCTGCTAAGACTTAGAGACAGGCATGGCAAGGAATACTGCTTAGGACCAACTCACGAGGAAGCCATTACAGCCTTAATTGCTGCGCAGAAGAAACTGTCCTACAAGCAGCTTCCCTTCCTGCTGTACCAAGTGACAAGGAAGTTTCGGGATGAGCCCAGGCCCCGCTTTGGTCTTCTCCGTGGCCGAGAGTTTTACATGAAGGATATGTACACCTTTGACTCCTCCCCAGAGGCTGCCCAGCAGACCTACAACCTGGTGTGTGATGCCTATTGCAGCCTGTTCAACAGGCTAGGGCTGCGATTTGTCAAGGTCCAGGCTGATGTCGGCAGCATCGGAGGCACGATGTCTCATGAGTTCCAGCTCCCTGTGGATGTTGGAGAGGACCGGCTTGCCATCTGTCCCCACTGCAGCTTCTCAGCCAACTTGGAGACACTAGACTTGTCACAGATGAACTGCCCTGCTTGCCAGGGCCCACTGACCGAAACCAAAGGCATTGAGGTGGGGCACACATTTTACCTGGGTACCAAGTACTCATCCATTTTCAATGCCCAGTTTACCAACATCTATGGCAAACCATCCCTGGCTGAAATGGGGTGCTATGGCTTGGGTGTGACACGGATCTTGGCTGCTGCCATTGAAGTCCTCTCTACAGAAGACTGTGTCCGCTGGCCCAGCCTACTGGCCCCTTACCAAGCCTGCCTCATCCCCCCTAAGAAGGGCAGTAAGGAGGAGGCGGCCTCTGAGCTCATAGGGCAGCTGTGCGACCACATCACAGAGGCAGTGCCTCAGCTTCACGGGGAGGTGCTGCTGGACGACAGGACCCATCTGACCATCGGAAACAGACTGAAAGATGCCAACAAGTTTGGCTACCCCTTTGTGATCATTGCTGGCAAGAGGGCCCTGGAGGACCCTGCACATTTTGAG ACAGGCCATGCCGCCAAATACCTTTCCTTTTGTATTCCATTGTGGAAACTTCTACTAGGAGGCTGA
- the LOC105495112 gene encoding probable proline--tRNA ligase, mitochondrial isoform X3 translates to METRIWRWGPCLPGARASRCQGVMEGLLTRCRALPALATCSRQLSGYVPRRFHHCAPRGGRRLLLSRVFQPQNLREDQVLSLQDKFGDLTCKSQRLMLQVGLIYPASPGCYHLLPYTVRAMEKLVRVIDQEMQAIGGQKVNMPTLSPAELWQATNRWDLMGKELLRLRDRHGKEYCLGPTHEEAITALIAAQKKLSYKQLPFLLYQVTRKFRDEPRPRFGLLRGREFYMKDMYTFDSSPEAAQQTYNLVCDAYCSLFNRLGLRFVKVQADVGSIGGTMSHEFQLPVDVGEDRLAICPHCSFSANLETLDLSQMNCPACQGPLTETKGIEVGHTFYLGTKYSSIFNAQFTNIYGKPSLAEMGCYGLGVTRILAAAIEVLSTEDCVRWPSLLAPYQACLIPPKKGSKEEAASELIGQLCDHITEAVPQLHGEVLLDDRTHLTIGNRLKDANKFGYPFVIIAGKRALEDPAHFEAMPPNTFPFVFHCGNFY, encoded by the exons GTGCCCGTGCTTCCCGGTGCCAGGGTGTCATGGAAGGGCTGCTGACAAGATGCAGAGCATTGCCTGCCCTGGCCACCTGCAGCCGCCAGCTCTCTGGGTATGTTCCTCGCAGGTTTCACCACTGTGCCCCAAGAGGAGGGCGGCGCCTGCTGCTGTCTCGTGTGTTCCAGCCACAGAACCTTCGGGAAGACCAGGTGCTCTCCCTGCAGGACAAATTTGGTGACCTGACCTGTAAGAGCCAGCGGTTGATGCTGCAGGTGGGCCTGATCTACCCAGCAAGCCCCGGCTGTTATCACCTCCTGCCGTACACCGTCCGTGCCATGGAGAAGCTTGTGCGAGTGATAGACCAGGAGATGCAGGCCATCGGGGGCCAGAAAGTCAACATGCCCACCCTCAGCCCGGCAGAGCTCTGGCAAGCCACCAACCGGTGGGACTTGATGGGCAAGGAGCTGCTAAGACTTAGAGACAGGCATGGCAAGGAATACTGCTTAGGACCAACTCACGAGGAAGCCATTACAGCCTTAATTGCTGCGCAGAAGAAACTGTCCTACAAGCAGCTTCCCTTCCTGCTGTACCAAGTGACAAGGAAGTTTCGGGATGAGCCCAGGCCCCGCTTTGGTCTTCTCCGTGGCCGAGAGTTTTACATGAAGGATATGTACACCTTTGACTCCTCCCCAGAGGCTGCCCAGCAGACCTACAACCTGGTGTGTGATGCCTATTGCAGCCTGTTCAACAGGCTAGGGCTGCGATTTGTCAAGGTCCAGGCTGATGTCGGCAGCATCGGAGGCACGATGTCTCATGAGTTCCAGCTCCCTGTGGATGTTGGAGAGGACCGGCTTGCCATCTGTCCCCACTGCAGCTTCTCAGCCAACTTGGAGACACTAGACTTGTCACAGATGAACTGCCCTGCTTGCCAGGGCCCACTGACCGAAACCAAAGGCATTGAGGTGGGGCACACATTTTACCTGGGTACCAAGTACTCATCCATTTTCAATGCCCAGTTTACCAACATCTATGGCAAACCATCCCTGGCTGAAATGGGGTGCTATGGCTTGGGTGTGACACGGATCTTGGCTGCTGCCATTGAAGTCCTCTCTACAGAAGACTGTGTCCGCTGGCCCAGCCTACTGGCCCCTTACCAAGCCTGCCTCATCCCCCCTAAGAAGGGCAGTAAGGAGGAGGCGGCCTCTGAGCTCATAGGGCAGCTGTGCGACCACATCACAGAGGCAGTGCCTCAGCTTCACGGGGAGGTGCTGCTGGACGACAGGACCCATCTGACCATCGGAAACAGACTGAAAGATGCCAACAAGTTTGGCTACCCCTTTGTGATCATTGCTGGCAAGAGGGCCCTGGAGGACCCTGCACATTTTGAG GCCATGCCGCCAAATACCTTTCCTTTTGTATTCCATTGTGGAAACTTCTACTAG
- the LOC105495112 gene encoding probable proline--tRNA ligase, mitochondrial isoform X1 has translation METRIWRWGPCLPGARASRCQGVMEGLLTRCRALPALATCSRQLSGYVPRRFHHCAPRGGRRLLLSRVFQPQNLREDQVLSLQDKFGDLTCKSQRLMLQVGLIYPASPGCYHLLPYTVRAMEKLVRVIDQEMQAIGGQKVNMPTLSPAELWQATNRWDLMGKELLRLRDRHGKEYCLGPTHEEAITALIAAQKKLSYKQLPFLLYQVTRKFRDEPRPRFGLLRGREFYMKDMYTFDSSPEAAQQTYNLVCDAYCSLFNRLGLRFVKVQADVGSIGGTMSHEFQLPVDVGEDRLAICPHCSFSANLETLDLSQMNCPACQGPLTETKGIEVGHTFYLGTKYSSIFNAQFTNIYGKPSLAEMGCYGLGVTRILAAAIEVLSTEDCVRWPSLLAPYQACLIPPKKGSKEEAASELIGQLCDHITEAVPQLHGEVLLDDRTHLTIGNRLKDANKFGYPFVIIAGKRALEDPAHFEVWCQNTGEVVFLNKDGVMDLLTQVQTI, from the coding sequence GTGCCCGTGCTTCCCGGTGCCAGGGTGTCATGGAAGGGCTGCTGACAAGATGCAGAGCATTGCCTGCCCTGGCCACCTGCAGCCGCCAGCTCTCTGGGTATGTTCCTCGCAGGTTTCACCACTGTGCCCCAAGAGGAGGGCGGCGCCTGCTGCTGTCTCGTGTGTTCCAGCCACAGAACCTTCGGGAAGACCAGGTGCTCTCCCTGCAGGACAAATTTGGTGACCTGACCTGTAAGAGCCAGCGGTTGATGCTGCAGGTGGGCCTGATCTACCCAGCAAGCCCCGGCTGTTATCACCTCCTGCCGTACACCGTCCGTGCCATGGAGAAGCTTGTGCGAGTGATAGACCAGGAGATGCAGGCCATCGGGGGCCAGAAAGTCAACATGCCCACCCTCAGCCCGGCAGAGCTCTGGCAAGCCACCAACCGGTGGGACTTGATGGGCAAGGAGCTGCTAAGACTTAGAGACAGGCATGGCAAGGAATACTGCTTAGGACCAACTCACGAGGAAGCCATTACAGCCTTAATTGCTGCGCAGAAGAAACTGTCCTACAAGCAGCTTCCCTTCCTGCTGTACCAAGTGACAAGGAAGTTTCGGGATGAGCCCAGGCCCCGCTTTGGTCTTCTCCGTGGCCGAGAGTTTTACATGAAGGATATGTACACCTTTGACTCCTCCCCAGAGGCTGCCCAGCAGACCTACAACCTGGTGTGTGATGCCTATTGCAGCCTGTTCAACAGGCTAGGGCTGCGATTTGTCAAGGTCCAGGCTGATGTCGGCAGCATCGGAGGCACGATGTCTCATGAGTTCCAGCTCCCTGTGGATGTTGGAGAGGACCGGCTTGCCATCTGTCCCCACTGCAGCTTCTCAGCCAACTTGGAGACACTAGACTTGTCACAGATGAACTGCCCTGCTTGCCAGGGCCCACTGACCGAAACCAAAGGCATTGAGGTGGGGCACACATTTTACCTGGGTACCAAGTACTCATCCATTTTCAATGCCCAGTTTACCAACATCTATGGCAAACCATCCCTGGCTGAAATGGGGTGCTATGGCTTGGGTGTGACACGGATCTTGGCTGCTGCCATTGAAGTCCTCTCTACAGAAGACTGTGTCCGCTGGCCCAGCCTACTGGCCCCTTACCAAGCCTGCCTCATCCCCCCTAAGAAGGGCAGTAAGGAGGAGGCGGCCTCTGAGCTCATAGGGCAGCTGTGCGACCACATCACAGAGGCAGTGCCTCAGCTTCACGGGGAGGTGCTGCTGGACGACAGGACCCATCTGACCATCGGAAACAGACTGAAAGATGCCAACAAGTTTGGCTACCCCTTTGTGATCATTGCTGGCAAGAGGGCCCTGGAGGACCCTGCACATTTTGAGGTTTGGTGTCAGAACACTGGTGAGGTGGTCTTCCTCAACAAAGATGGAGTCATGGATTTATTGACCCAAGTGCAGACCATCTAA
- the LOC105495112 gene encoding probable proline--tRNA ligase, mitochondrial isoform X4 codes for MEGLLTRCRALPALATCSRQLSGYVPRRFHHCAPRGGRRLLLSRVFQPQNLREDQVLSLQDKFGDLTCKSQRLMLQVGLIYPASPGCYHLLPYTVRAMEKLVRVIDQEMQAIGGQKVNMPTLSPAELWQATNRWDLMGKELLRLRDRHGKEYCLGPTHEEAITALIAAQKKLSYKQLPFLLYQVTRKFRDEPRPRFGLLRGREFYMKDMYTFDSSPEAAQQTYNLVCDAYCSLFNRLGLRFVKVQADVGSIGGTMSHEFQLPVDVGEDRLAICPHCSFSANLETLDLSQMNCPACQGPLTETKGIEVGHTFYLGTKYSSIFNAQFTNIYGKPSLAEMGCYGLGVTRILAAAIEVLSTEDCVRWPSLLAPYQACLIPPKKGSKEEAASELIGQLCDHITEAVPQLHGEVLLDDRTHLTIGNRLKDANKFGYPFVIIAGKRALEDPAHFEVWCQNTGEVVFLNKDGVMDLLTQVQTI; via the coding sequence ATGGAAGGGCTGCTGACAAGATGCAGAGCATTGCCTGCCCTGGCCACCTGCAGCCGCCAGCTCTCTGGGTATGTTCCTCGCAGGTTTCACCACTGTGCCCCAAGAGGAGGGCGGCGCCTGCTGCTGTCTCGTGTGTTCCAGCCACAGAACCTTCGGGAAGACCAGGTGCTCTCCCTGCAGGACAAATTTGGTGACCTGACCTGTAAGAGCCAGCGGTTGATGCTGCAGGTGGGCCTGATCTACCCAGCAAGCCCCGGCTGTTATCACCTCCTGCCGTACACCGTCCGTGCCATGGAGAAGCTTGTGCGAGTGATAGACCAGGAGATGCAGGCCATCGGGGGCCAGAAAGTCAACATGCCCACCCTCAGCCCGGCAGAGCTCTGGCAAGCCACCAACCGGTGGGACTTGATGGGCAAGGAGCTGCTAAGACTTAGAGACAGGCATGGCAAGGAATACTGCTTAGGACCAACTCACGAGGAAGCCATTACAGCCTTAATTGCTGCGCAGAAGAAACTGTCCTACAAGCAGCTTCCCTTCCTGCTGTACCAAGTGACAAGGAAGTTTCGGGATGAGCCCAGGCCCCGCTTTGGTCTTCTCCGTGGCCGAGAGTTTTACATGAAGGATATGTACACCTTTGACTCCTCCCCAGAGGCTGCCCAGCAGACCTACAACCTGGTGTGTGATGCCTATTGCAGCCTGTTCAACAGGCTAGGGCTGCGATTTGTCAAGGTCCAGGCTGATGTCGGCAGCATCGGAGGCACGATGTCTCATGAGTTCCAGCTCCCTGTGGATGTTGGAGAGGACCGGCTTGCCATCTGTCCCCACTGCAGCTTCTCAGCCAACTTGGAGACACTAGACTTGTCACAGATGAACTGCCCTGCTTGCCAGGGCCCACTGACCGAAACCAAAGGCATTGAGGTGGGGCACACATTTTACCTGGGTACCAAGTACTCATCCATTTTCAATGCCCAGTTTACCAACATCTATGGCAAACCATCCCTGGCTGAAATGGGGTGCTATGGCTTGGGTGTGACACGGATCTTGGCTGCTGCCATTGAAGTCCTCTCTACAGAAGACTGTGTCCGCTGGCCCAGCCTACTGGCCCCTTACCAAGCCTGCCTCATCCCCCCTAAGAAGGGCAGTAAGGAGGAGGCGGCCTCTGAGCTCATAGGGCAGCTGTGCGACCACATCACAGAGGCAGTGCCTCAGCTTCACGGGGAGGTGCTGCTGGACGACAGGACCCATCTGACCATCGGAAACAGACTGAAAGATGCCAACAAGTTTGGCTACCCCTTTGTGATCATTGCTGGCAAGAGGGCCCTGGAGGACCCTGCACATTTTGAGGTTTGGTGTCAGAACACTGGTGAGGTGGTCTTCCTCAACAAAGATGGAGTCATGGATTTATTGACCCAAGTGCAGACCATCTAA